From one Gracilimonas sp. genomic stretch:
- a CDS encoding tetratricopeptide repeat protein, giving the protein MIESKINKELERKIDLYVNGRLDAEQTDELWAELIQDEYYMDYMKSVANLKAVIDRKQSAKPSSKVYSFRKVAQYSAAAAVILIASVIGVLNLNTNGDFSVSPIAQIGLDVVRDAEGVSATVTSDIIRRAIRMATDGEVQEAISLLEAELEETTDPQLKAEIALSLGSIQYNTGNYISSIENFEIVTAQENIDVLTLEKGYWFLGNTYFQLDRLEEAEQAFKNAYELNGAYSRVAKTYVDALENVR; this is encoded by the coding sequence ATGATAGAAAGTAAGATTAATAAAGAATTGGAGAGGAAAATTGATCTGTATGTGAACGGCAGGCTTGATGCTGAGCAAACTGACGAATTGTGGGCCGAGCTTATTCAGGATGAATATTACATGGACTACATGAAGAGTGTTGCTAATTTAAAAGCAGTCATTGATCGTAAGCAGTCAGCAAAACCTTCCTCAAAAGTATATTCTTTCCGAAAAGTTGCTCAATATTCGGCTGCTGCCGCAGTAATTTTGATAGCGTCGGTGATTGGTGTTTTGAATTTAAATACCAATGGTGATTTTTCGGTAAGTCCAATAGCTCAAATAGGTTTAGATGTTGTGCGTGATGCTGAAGGTGTTTCGGCCACTGTTACAAGTGATATAATTCGAAGAGCTATACGTATGGCTACAGATGGTGAAGTTCAGGAAGCAATTTCTTTACTTGAGGCAGAATTGGAAGAGACTACAGACCCGCAGTTGAAAGCTGAAATTGCATTGAGTCTGGGTTCAATCCAATACAACACCGGTAATTATATATCCTCCATTGAAAATTTCGAAATTGTAACAGCACAGGAAAATATTGATGTGCTTACGCTGGAGAAAGGATATTGGTTTTTAGGTAATACTTATTTCCAACTAGACCGGCTTGAAGAAGCAGAACAAGCGTTTAAAAACGCTTATGAGCTTAATGGAGCTTACAGCCGTGTCGCCAAGACTTATGTTGATGCCCTGGAAAATGTAAGGTAA
- a CDS encoding DinB family protein, with translation MKNSDYTYNYLVNAFAGAKETAEELVHDVDDQVFLRKPAEDKWCMGEILSHLIQAGNEYLPQIKKGLNKPHENLAAGGEPFTPNFLFRWFIYFVSPEYQRPVPTVKPFEPINAVDINRQKILADFLKLQDEFIHILKQAKLEQLDLDRIKTRNPIIKFVPMSLTACFAIQEAHQRRHFEQMKELKKRFGSV, from the coding sequence ATGAAAAACTCAGATTACACCTATAATTACCTTGTCAATGCTTTTGCTGGTGCAAAAGAAACAGCCGAAGAGTTGGTACATGATGTAGATGATCAGGTATTTCTTCGCAAACCTGCTGAAGATAAATGGTGTATGGGAGAGATTTTGAGCCATCTTATACAAGCCGGAAACGAGTATTTACCTCAAATAAAAAAAGGATTGAATAAACCTCACGAAAATTTGGCAGCGGGTGGCGAACCTTTTACTCCCAACTTCCTTTTTCGGTGGTTTATTTATTTTGTGAGCCCGGAATACCAGCGACCTGTTCCAACTGTCAAACCTTTTGAACCCATAAATGCAGTTGATATTAATCGACAAAAAATACTAGCAGATTTTCTAAAACTTCAGGATGAGTTTATACATATTCTCAAACAAGCCAAGCTTGAGCAACTTGATTTAGACCGTATTAAAACCAGGAATCCCATCATCAAATTTGTTCCTATGTCTTTAACGGCCTGTTTCGCTATTCAGGAAGCTCATCAAAGGCGCCATTTTGAACAAATGAAAGAATTGAAAAAAAGGTTTGGTAGTGTCTAG
- a CDS encoding glycoside hydrolase family 3 N-terminal domain-containing protein, whose product MNRILIILFILISVAGCQKKEQPSEEIIESKKLGQMLIVGFRGTEVSPDHPVIKNLKELNVGGVILYDYDHTLKTFDRNIESQDQLLKLSSDLISNASTPPIIAVHQDGGPQAPLSKLYNDSGKFSEGFLQDSASTVSYYRKFAQEFMVLGLNTNFNPRLDLQTPTNQAPTPGIISSDPQLAIEQANYILDEFDKERMFSVPKYFPGYSSDYQPTDSADDITGVWSEDFLTPYRSLLASERDIWGIMTAHSFNANIDTTWPGTMSEKTISGLLRDSLGFDGVVISDDLQKPIITSKYDLETAIQQSINAGVDILVLGNNHTYDENIAERAISIIQKLLREGEIEKERVQESLARIDSLKTNVIADLCTCFNF is encoded by the coding sequence ATGAACCGAATCTTAATCATCCTATTCATTCTGATTTCCGTTGCGGGTTGTCAGAAAAAAGAACAACCCTCTGAAGAAATTATCGAATCAAAAAAGCTGGGGCAGATGCTTATTGTTGGTTTCAGAGGCACCGAGGTCTCCCCGGATCATCCTGTCATCAAAAATCTGAAAGAATTAAATGTAGGCGGAGTGATCTTATATGATTATGATCATACCCTGAAAACCTTTGACCGAAACATCGAATCCCAAGACCAGCTGCTTAAACTTTCCAGTGACCTGATTTCTAATGCATCAACCCCTCCTATTATTGCAGTTCATCAGGATGGCGGACCTCAAGCTCCACTTAGCAAATTGTACAATGATTCAGGGAAATTCTCTGAAGGTTTCCTGCAAGATTCAGCATCTACTGTTTCATACTACAGAAAATTTGCTCAGGAATTTATGGTTCTTGGGCTTAATACTAACTTTAATCCTCGTTTGGATTTACAAACCCCGACTAATCAGGCTCCAACTCCGGGCATTATTTCATCTGATCCACAATTGGCAATTGAACAGGCCAATTATATTCTTGATGAATTTGATAAGGAGAGAATGTTTAGCGTCCCCAAATATTTTCCAGGCTACAGCAGTGACTATCAGCCCACAGATTCTGCAGATGATATTACAGGTGTTTGGTCAGAGGATTTCCTGACACCCTACCGTTCACTTCTCGCATCAGAACGGGATATTTGGGGTATTATGACTGCACACAGCTTCAACGCCAATATTGATACGACCTGGCCAGGCACAATGTCTGAAAAAACAATTTCCGGATTACTACGCGACTCTCTGGGTTTTGATGGTGTGGTTATTTCCGATGATCTCCAAAAACCCATCATTACCAGTAAATATGATCTCGAGACCGCTATTCAGCAATCTATTAATGCCGGGGTAGATATCCTGGTTCTGGGCAATAATCACACTTATGATGAAAACATTGCTGAACGTGCTATCTCAATCATACAGAAGCTACTACGCGAAGGCGAAATAGAAAAAGAAAGGGTGCAAGAATCCCTGGCTCGCATCGATTCGCTCAAAACAAATGTAATTGCTGACCTTTGCACTTGCTTTAATTTTTAG
- a CDS encoding TlpA disulfide reductase family protein, translating to MPVLVIIFASCNQNNTTIKGSIDYVGDTHIVLQQQPVHYKYSPIQRDTLNVTDQGEFSFTTSLGSQQIRTLQINDESYPLVLEPKVNLDLVINRADFPQGVKVEGYLENWDTRYNNYLSETEEIESQIPIEEEKIKVGQENNLLELSKRKYKIAENYLKSTPLRDYYLKAIGEYLVFKIRAIEYNQRFYEGFNADSARKEVFNEAYSLNFFTLKSLKAQRAGIRDFAHYYARTFGIYDSVKKEYGQDLSEYDIKRLAYEELNEKRLEVLSHIENRDALAHAKMYLVAERIGEQDLETATPSYEAYLEEFSDYPEYTNFLGYFYREIKSVSPGQPAVPFSLPDIDGDIHTMKDYRGKFVLLDFWAGWCQPCLEEFSYMKDIYSNYSRDELEIIGISNEVDSLVWVQDIQRFELPWIQLYGGNGFNEETFKAYKGGGIPFYVLVDPDGRISRYNDVRPSFNFTSVLDSLLSDYNKQLN from the coding sequence TTGCCAGTACTCGTAATTATATTTGCTTCCTGTAATCAAAATAACACTACCATAAAAGGTAGCATTGACTATGTTGGAGATACTCATATTGTTCTGCAGCAACAGCCTGTCCACTACAAGTATTCTCCGATCCAAAGAGACACCTTGAACGTAACAGACCAGGGTGAATTTTCTTTTACCACTTCCCTGGGTTCTCAACAGATTCGAACTTTGCAAATCAATGATGAAAGTTATCCTCTGGTTTTGGAACCAAAAGTAAATTTAGATCTGGTAATAAACCGGGCTGATTTCCCACAGGGAGTGAAGGTTGAGGGATATTTAGAAAACTGGGATACACGATATAACAACTATTTGTCCGAAACGGAAGAAATTGAGTCTCAAATTCCAATCGAAGAGGAAAAAATTAAAGTTGGTCAAGAGAATAACCTGCTGGAACTCAGTAAAAGGAAATATAAAATTGCTGAGAATTATCTAAAAAGCACCCCTTTGCGTGATTATTACTTAAAAGCCATCGGCGAATACCTGGTTTTTAAAATAAGAGCTATTGAATATAATCAACGGTTTTATGAGGGTTTTAATGCCGATTCAGCCCGAAAAGAAGTTTTCAATGAGGCATATTCTCTTAACTTTTTCACACTTAAATCTCTGAAGGCTCAACGTGCCGGGATCCGTGACTTTGCGCATTATTATGCCCGTACATTTGGAATCTATGACAGTGTTAAAAAAGAGTATGGACAAGATTTATCTGAATACGACATAAAAAGATTAGCGTATGAAGAGCTTAATGAAAAAAGGCTGGAAGTGCTAAGTCATATAGAAAACCGGGATGCTCTGGCACACGCAAAGATGTATCTGGTTGCCGAGCGTATCGGAGAGCAGGACCTGGAAACAGCTACTCCAAGTTACGAAGCATATTTAGAGGAGTTTTCAGACTATCCAGAGTACACAAATTTCCTTGGCTATTTCTACAGAGAAATTAAATCCGTTTCTCCGGGTCAGCCGGCTGTTCCTTTTTCCCTGCCAGATATTGATGGGGATATCCATACCATGAAAGATTACAGAGGTAAATTTGTACTTCTCGACTTTTGGGCGGGATGGTGCCAGCCATGCCTGGAAGAATTTTCATATATGAAAGATATCTATAGCAATTATTCCCGTGATGAGCTGGAAATCATCGGAATTTCTAATGAAGTAGATAGCCTGGTTTGGGTTCAGGATATTCAACGATTCGAACTACCCTGGATTCAACTCTATGGAGGTAACGGGTTCAACGAAGAAACATTTAAAGCCTACAAAGGTGGAGGCATTCCTTTTTATGTTTTGGTTGACCCAGATGGAAGAATTTCAAGGTATAACGATGTTCGTCCTTCTTTTAATTTCACTTCTGTGTTAGACAGCTTACTTTCAGACTACAATAAACAACTCAATTAA
- a CDS encoding HD domain-containing protein gives MNKSDILSRTEDYVRQKLEGEGTGHDWWHIHRVRSTAIQLGKKEDADPFIVELAALLHDIADHKFHNGNEEIGPETARKWLRQLEVKDSAILHICDIIRDISYKGSEVETPMKTIEGKVVQDADRLDALGAIGIARAFAYGGHKGRELYNPEIAPESHASFEEYKKSTGPTINHFYEKLFLLKDRMNTEAGRKEAEKRHQFMKEFINQFLSEWDGSFE, from the coding sequence ATGAATAAATCAGACATCCTTTCCAGAACAGAAGACTATGTGCGCCAAAAACTGGAAGGCGAAGGCACGGGGCACGACTGGTGGCACATTCACAGAGTCAGAAGCACAGCTATTCAACTTGGGAAAAAAGAAGATGCTGACCCTTTTATTGTTGAGCTAGCCGCTTTGCTGCACGACATAGCAGATCATAAATTTCATAATGGTAACGAAGAGATAGGTCCTGAAACCGCCCGAAAATGGCTTCGGCAGTTAGAGGTAAAGGATTCCGCCATCCTCCATATTTGCGATATCATCCGGGATATTTCCTATAAAGGATCTGAAGTAGAAACCCCCATGAAAACAATTGAGGGCAAAGTAGTTCAGGATGCTGACCGGCTGGATGCCTTAGGTGCAATCGGTATTGCCCGTGCCTTTGCTTATGGCGGACACAAAGGCCGCGAACTTTATAATCCGGAAATAGCCCCGGAAAGTCATGCCTCATTTGAAGAATACAAAAAAAGTACAGGCCCCACTATCAATCATTTTTATGAAAAACTATTTCTACTCAAAGACCGGATGAACACCGAGGCCGGAAGAAAAGAAGCAGAAAAACGGCATCAGTTCATGAAAGAATTCATTAACCAGTTCTTATCTGAATGGGATGGAAGTTTTGAATGA
- a CDS encoding sterol desaturase family protein, with product MDWLYLIGFILLGFAGMEVISYCVHRWLFHGILWNIHESHHKPNHELFELNDIFSVFFAGISIWLMVDGANELFVSPGFGIGAGIAIYGVLYFIIHDLFAHKRFVPFSSDNTIMKLIRRAHQRHHQSVGKQGHEPYGLFLFPYDEYPERERKRDR from the coding sequence GGGCTTTGCCGGCATGGAGGTTATTTCATACTGTGTGCACCGATGGTTATTTCACGGTATTCTCTGGAACATCCATGAATCACATCACAAACCCAATCATGAACTGTTTGAACTGAATGATATCTTTTCAGTGTTTTTTGCTGGAATTTCTATTTGGTTGATGGTAGATGGGGCAAATGAATTGTTTGTTTCACCTGGTTTTGGAATTGGGGCAGGTATAGCTATTTATGGCGTACTGTATTTTATCATTCATGATTTGTTTGCTCACAAGCGGTTTGTACCCTTCAGCAGTGACAATACAATCATGAAACTAATCAGAAGAGCTCACCAGCGTCACCATCAGAGTGTGGGGAAGCAGGGTCACGAGCCGTATGGATTATTTTTATTTCCTTATGATGAATATCCGGAGCGGGAGCGAAAACGTGATCGATGA
- a CDS encoding prolyl oligopeptidase family serine peptidase — MYSLKNRLFLFVIAALVFPSLATAQGVLSFEDVMKFEDIGSIELSGNGNWVAYEVWPDRGDGRVDVKSTNGRNTYSITLGASPKITPNGSWVAAFRKVPLAEELKAKKNKPRQGLSLLSTNDGSITEFDSVQSFTFSEDGSWLAIQRYQSKEVEDLKSKNKKLGSEVTLRNVESGIEFSLAFVHEMAFDSLSNYLAYSIVDTSDQENGLYVFDLNDRESKPVDVSKSGYYSNLTWDHDLQKLAFTKATYDTSFVESNASIHIWNAESANVSTILRADEGNEGFALRSNNSLTFTHDGDRLFFGFMDAEMAALDTRKDDAKNDEVDIYDVNDIVEGRGLDIWHGDDPRIKTHEKVSWNSTKNHLYMAVYHLDKEEWVQLADHEMPEINIANNPNVVLGSSQVPYMKEMTWEGFFNDWYYVDLETGERTLIGKKLSEGVNLSPAGKFAAFYENKNWYLWNIETGTSRNITSNLDVPFYNEDHDYPSRVPDYGVAGWIEGDRAVMIYDKYDIWRFPTDFSDPTNITDGAGREAKRIFRIERMNKDWGEPYADNEELLLTSYHHLNKNFGFYSAKANRSGVSRLLEEDKKFTFVEKAEEANTVLYKREAYDEFPNIWVSNNWQFKRTNKLTNLHEDLHKKWNWGKAELIDWLSLDGKFIQGIVIKPDNYDPNKRYPIMTYYYRFFTDRLHDFNEPKTNHRPVFAQYVSDEYVVFLPDIRFEIGRPGFAATKSLVPGIQKLIEMGIADEDKLGLHGHSWSGYQTAFMVTQTDIFDAAVSGAPVSNMTSAYSGIRWGSGLARQFQYERTQSRIGQSLVDAPEKYIENSPVFFADKITTPMLIMHGDADGAVPWYQSIEMYLAMRRFNKDVVFLQYHDEPHHPQKFSNKLDYAIRMKEYFDYYLKGVGEPEWITEGEAYIGD, encoded by the coding sequence ATGTATTCACTGAAAAATCGTTTATTTCTTTTTGTAATCGCTGCACTTGTTTTTCCATCATTGGCTACGGCTCAGGGTGTTTTGAGTTTCGAAGATGTAATGAAGTTTGAAGATATCGGCTCTATTGAACTATCAGGCAACGGAAACTGGGTGGCATATGAAGTGTGGCCCGACCGGGGCGATGGCCGGGTGGATGTAAAAAGTACCAATGGCCGGAATACGTATTCCATTACTTTGGGAGCTTCGCCTAAAATTACACCAAACGGTAGCTGGGTAGCTGCTTTCCGAAAAGTACCACTAGCAGAAGAACTGAAAGCCAAAAAGAATAAACCACGACAAGGATTATCTTTGCTTTCGACGAACGATGGTTCAATCACAGAATTTGATAGTGTTCAGTCGTTTACTTTCTCTGAGGATGGAAGCTGGCTGGCTATTCAACGTTATCAGTCCAAAGAGGTAGAAGACCTTAAATCAAAGAATAAAAAACTGGGTTCAGAAGTCACATTGAGAAACGTAGAATCTGGAATAGAGTTTTCTCTTGCATTCGTTCACGAAATGGCATTTGATAGTCTTTCTAATTATCTGGCCTACTCCATTGTAGACACATCTGATCAGGAAAATGGGTTGTATGTTTTTGACTTGAACGATCGGGAATCTAAACCCGTGGATGTCTCGAAAAGTGGATATTATTCGAACCTGACCTGGGACCATGATCTGCAAAAGCTGGCTTTCACCAAAGCGACGTATGATACTTCTTTCGTAGAGAGTAACGCTTCTATACACATTTGGAATGCAGAATCAGCGAACGTTTCAACGATTCTTAGGGCTGATGAAGGCAACGAAGGTTTTGCCCTCCGCTCGAATAATAGCCTGACTTTTACCCATGACGGAGATCGCCTGTTTTTTGGGTTCATGGATGCTGAAATGGCGGCGCTGGATACCAGGAAAGATGATGCCAAAAACGATGAAGTAGATATCTACGACGTGAATGATATCGTAGAAGGTCGAGGACTGGATATCTGGCACGGAGACGACCCCCGAATCAAAACGCATGAAAAAGTTTCCTGGAATTCCACAAAAAACCATTTGTATATGGCGGTGTATCATCTTGATAAAGAAGAGTGGGTGCAGCTGGCTGACCATGAAATGCCAGAGATCAATATTGCCAATAACCCGAATGTAGTGCTGGGAAGTTCGCAGGTTCCATATATGAAGGAAATGACGTGGGAAGGTTTTTTTAATGACTGGTATTATGTTGATTTAGAAACGGGAGAGCGAACACTTATCGGGAAGAAGTTATCAGAAGGGGTGAACCTTTCTCCGGCAGGCAAATTTGCGGCTTTTTATGAGAATAAAAACTGGTATCTCTGGAATATTGAAACCGGCACATCCAGAAATATTACTTCGAATCTGGATGTACCTTTCTACAACGAAGATCATGATTATCCATCGCGTGTGCCTGATTACGGCGTGGCTGGGTGGATCGAAGGTGATCGTGCTGTTATGATTTACGACAAATATGACATCTGGAGGTTTCCAACCGATTTCAGCGATCCGACAAATATTACGGATGGAGCCGGCCGGGAAGCCAAGCGAATATTCCGTATCGAAAGAATGAATAAAGATTGGGGAGAACCATATGCTGATAATGAAGAGTTGTTGTTGACATCCTATCACCATTTGAATAAAAACTTTGGGTTCTATTCAGCAAAAGCGAATCGTTCTGGAGTAAGCAGGTTATTGGAAGAAGACAAGAAATTTACTTTCGTTGAAAAAGCGGAAGAAGCAAATACCGTTTTGTACAAGCGTGAAGCTTACGATGAATTTCCAAATATTTGGGTGTCTAATAACTGGCAGTTTAAGCGAACGAATAAGCTCACTAATCTACATGAAGACTTACACAAAAAATGGAATTGGGGCAAAGCTGAATTGATTGATTGGTTGAGTCTGGATGGAAAGTTTATTCAAGGAATAGTTATCAAACCGGATAACTATGATCCGAATAAGCGCTATCCAATTATGACGTATTACTATCGATTTTTTACGGATCGGCTGCATGATTTTAATGAACCAAAGACCAATCACCGGCCGGTTTTTGCCCAATATGTCAGTGACGAATACGTGGTTTTTCTTCCGGATATTCGCTTTGAAATTGGCCGTCCCGGATTTGCTGCTACCAAAAGTTTGGTTCCCGGTATTCAGAAACTGATTGAGATGGGTATCGCTGATGAAGATAAACTGGGGCTGCACGGACACTCTTGGAGTGGTTACCAAACAGCATTTATGGTAACACAAACGGATATTTTTGATGCCGCTGTTTCGGGTGCTCCTGTAAGTAATATGACCAGTGCATATAGTGGAATTCGATGGGGATCTGGCCTTGCCCGGCAGTTTCAGTATGAGCGAACTCAAAGCCGTATAGGACAGAGCCTGGTAGATGCTCCCGAAAAATACATTGAGAACTCACCGGTCTTCTTTGCCGACAAAATTACTACGCCAATGCTGATTATGCATGGTGATGCTGACGGAGCGGTTCCCTGGTATCAAAGTATAGAGATGTACCTGGCGATGCGGCGTTTCAATAAAGACGTGGTGTTTCTACAGTATCACGATGAACCGCATCACCCCCAAAAATTCTCAAATAAACTGGATTATGCGATTCGAATGAAAGAATACTTCGATTACTATCTGAAGGGGGTAGGTGAACCAGAATGGATTACTGAAGGAGAAGCATACATTGGAGATTAG